Genomic segment of Salvelinus namaycush isolate Seneca unplaced genomic scaffold, SaNama_1.0 Scaffold274, whole genome shotgun sequence:
gacagacagacagatcactCCTCTGCTCTCTACTGAATCACTCCAGTCTGGGGGAAACTCTAATCCTTTCATTTCCTGTGAACATTTTGGTCATCCGGCCGTCTGTCCTTCTGTTTACTCCtgtccttctcttctcctcctcctttcctctccccctctttttctctccgtGTCCACGACGAGAGGAGTTGTCTGGGGATTTTCTCATTCTCCCTCCTGAACTGTTTCCCAGTGGAGCTCGGCGCTTctcttctgttcctctctctctttatttctctctctttgtttctgcCTCCATCCTTCGTCGCCATGGATATGGGCAGCCTGACAACGGTAGTGGCCAACTCGGCCTACATCTCGGCGCGCGGGAGCTTCGACGGCACGGCCAACCCGTCCGCCAACCGGGACAAGAAGTACCACGCCCGCCTGAAGCTGCCTCACATCACGGTGTGCGAGGGCCTCAGGGAGACTCTGGACCTGGGCTTCCAGACCGCCTGCGTGGAGCAGCCCATCGGCAAGCGTCTGTTCCAGGAGTTCCTGGAGGCCAACAATGAATACAAAGGCCCCTGCCGCCTGTGGAAGGACGTGGAGGAGTACAACCAGGCCGAGGACCAGGACCGCATTAAGAAGGCCTCCAAGATGCTCTCTCGCTACATGGATCCGAGCGCCAAACACTTCTGTCCCTTCCTGCCGGAGAACGACATCACCAAGGTGAAGGAGAAGCACGCGGAGGCCGGAGACGATCTGTTCATCGAGACTCTGACCAGCGTACTGGACTTCCTCAAGGAGGTCCCTTACACCTTCTACCTGGACAGCATGCACCTGAAGAGGTTCCTCCAGTGGAAGTGGCTGGAGATGCAGCCCACGGGAGAGGACTGGTTCATGGACTTCCGTGTCCTTGGGAAGGGGGGCTTCGGGGAGGTACACGCCACCTCGATGAAGGCCACGGGGAAACTGTACGCCTGCAAGAAGCTCAACAAGAAGAGGCTGAAGAAGAGGAAAGGATATGAGGTGAGAGACAGAAGACCTGTATTACTACTATATATAGTGGAGTTTGTAGTTCACTTCTAAAATGGAGGACAAAATTGGTTGCCATTGGAATAGAGGAAAGAGTGCCTGATGGGTAGTGTAGTTCATGGAGGGAAATGGCTATGTGTCATTGGATGGGTTGATACGAGATGTGTGTTGTAAGACCATTAGGGTTAGGTGTTGGTTTCTGTGAGTTTCGTGTGAGAGCTCTGAGGAAGTCACTTTAAAGAGGTCAAagataaagagaggagagagaagcgtGTGATGGACAAAAGAGAGTTCACAGTTTAATTCATAAAGTTTGTGTTTTGGGTTTGATGAACACCATTCGTAACACAACTTATCCAAAGCATCTGTCCAGGATAAGCGATGCTTAGTGGAGGAGGGCCGATTACGGAACAGACTTACGTTAGTACATaggagagcacacacacagtcGTTAGTACGTAGCCTTGACCTTCAGCAGAGTGTCACAGctcttcagattatcacagggaTTTCACACGACATAAGAACCTCATTCAGgactattacccaacaacacaCCTTCCAAATGTCTTCCTCTGAGTTtgcatcacaaatagcaccccGCTCCCTGTAAATCCCTATGGGCCAAGGTCAAAAGTAGGGcccttcatagggaatagggtgccttgtaGGAAGCAACCATGCAGGATCATCCCTGTAGATTTGTTCTATGCCACAAATAGACTAGACAGAGGAGTGGTCTGGGCAGCggtgaaactgtgtgtgtgtgtgtgcacgtgtgtgtgtacatgtgtgtgcgtacgtgtgcgcacgtgtgtgtgcacgtgtgtatgtacgtgtgtgtgtgcgtacctgtgtgtgtgtacgtgtgtgtgtgtgtgtgtgagtgtagtaTAGTGCAGTAGTGTGCAGTAAGATGAATGTAAGTGTTGGACTGTAGTCCGTTCTGGGCAGTGAGGGGTAAGGGTCTGTCTGGAGTGGAACTGAACGAACAGGGGACATTGAGATTTATTGGGCAGGGCCGTGGCAATGGTTAGAGTTgacatgaaatacaaatggtatttCATTAAAATACCCCAGGGGTCCAGCTATTCCTCTAGACCACAGTGGCAGCTGGTTTACACACTGATGTCTACCAGGGAAACAAGGTGTGTGGACTTTGGACTGTCAAATCACTCGTGGATATGAAGTGACATTAATCGCTCAATGAAGTGCCAATGCAGGAACCAGAGGAGCTGTGCAGTGTGTCTGTCTTCCATGATATAATCAGTGATAAGCCCCTACCTGCAGCATTAGAATGATTATTGAGCTCCTTATTCAATACGTGCCAACTCTGCCATGTTAATAAATGGAGCAGATCCCTCCCTGCTACGGgtattgggtgtgtgtgtatgtgcgtgttgTCACACATGCTTACGTATAAGTGTGTGGTTGTCTTGTGTAATGTGAATGAACTGATGGACCTTGCAGCCTGTCCTGTGCTGACCTTAGATACAGGCTttggcccaaatggcaccctattccctatatattggcaccctatccctatataatggcaccctattccctatataatgtcaccctattccctatatagtgcaatacatttgaccagagccctatgagcccttaTGAGctctatgagccctggtcaaatgtagtgcactatataagaaaTAGGGTGCCTTTCCCCTCCGGTCCACTAGGGGGCGATGGTGGAGAAGAGAATTCTGGCACGTGTCCACAGCAGGTTCATCGTGTCGCTGGCCTACGCCTTCCAGACCAAGACTGAGCTCTGTCTGGTCATGACCATCATGAATGGAGGAGACCTGAGGTAAAATAGCTTGCTCCTATTGGGTGGGTGTAGGGAGGGAGGAGACCTGAGGTAAAATAGCTTGCTCCTATTGGGTGGGTGTAGGGAGGGAGGAGACCTGAGGTAAGATAGCTTGCTCCTATTGGGTGGGTGTAGGGAGGGAGGAGACCTGAGGTAAAATAGCTTGCTCCTATTGGGTGGGTGTGGGGAGGGAGGAGACCTGAGGTAAAATAGCTTGCTCCTATTGGGTGGGTGTGGGGAGGGAGGAGACCTGAGGTAAAATAGCTTGCTCCTATTGGGTGGGTGTAGGGAGGGAGGAGACCTGAGGTAAAATAGCTTGCTCCTATTGGGTGGGTGTGGGGAGGGAGGGTTCTATTTATGTTTATCTACAGTTGTTTATTTcctgttgtgtttctatgtggttTGTGTATGTAATGCGTGATCTGAGGTTAGAATGTCCTCTTGTGAACATCAATCTCATGTAATCTACGGTCAGGTATCATATCTACAATGTGGATGAGAACAACCCAGGGTTTGATGAGCAGAGGGCCTGTTTCTACACAGCTCAGATCATCCAGGGCATGGAGCACCTGCACCAGAAGAGAATCATCTACAGAGACCTCAAACCTGAGAACGTGTTGTTGGATAATGAaggtacacacgcacgcacacacacacgcacgcacgcacgcacgcacgcacgcacgcacgcacgcacgcacgcacgcacacacacacacacacacacacacacacacacacacacacacacacacacacacacacacacacacacagcgggctAACACAGTACATAGTTTCCTACAATACACTTTCACAACTTAAGTCAATTTACTCTTAACACTAACACAGGACATGGGTCGACACTGACGTACTCTGGGCTGCTAACAATATCTCTGACGTTTGTTGGAGGTGTGTTTGACATTGTGGTCCTGAtgtttgctctctctgtctcaggtAACGTGCGTATCTCTGACCTTGGTCTGGCCGTGGAACTGGAGGACAACCAGACCAATATCAAAGGCTACGCTGGGACTCCAGGTACACTGCCACTTCCCTTAACTCACCTGTACAGTACAACTTACTGTACTGTCCCTGACAACTCACTGTAGTGTCCCTGACAACTCACTGTACTGTCCCTGACAACTCACTGTAGTGTCCCTGACAACTCACTGTAGTGTCCCTGACAACTCACTGTACTGTCCCTGACAACTCACTGTACTGTCCCTAACAACTCACTGTACTGTCCCTGACAACTCACTGTAGTGTCCCTGACAACTCACTGTACTGTCCCTGACAACTCACTGTACTGTCCCTGACAACTGACTGTAGTGTCCCTGACAACTCACTGTAGTGTCCCTCACTGTAGTGTCCCTGACAACACTGTTCAGTCCCTGACAACTCACTGTACTGTCCCTGACAACTCACTATAGTGTCCCTGACAACTCACTGTACTGTCCCTGACATGACACACTGCTGTAACCACTTACTGTacctgtcccctcccctctctaGCCCACCTGTTTTTacctgtcctctcccctctctattaCACCTGCACTTacctgtcctctcccctctctatcccaCCTCTTTACCTGTCCCCTCTCTATTACACCTGCACTTACATGTCCCCTCCCTTCTCTAGACACCGGTACTTAactgtcccctcccctctctatctcaccGGTCCTTACTTCCCTGGCATGTAAGCATAAAGTGGGGGTCAATAGTAGatgactatatactgtatatggggtatagggtgccatttgagacgcagacaGAGGACACTACTGTTCCCTTTGACCTCTTCCCGTCAGGGTTCATGGCCCCAGAGCTGCTGAAAGGGGAGGAGTATGACTGGTCAGTGGACTACTTTACCCTTGGGGTCACGCTGTATGAGTTCATCGCTGCCAAGGGACCTTTCAGAACCCGAGGAGAGAAGGTGACCTCTACcttcctctcttccatctcttcttctcccttctgtcctcttctcccttccttctctttcttatccctctctctctctctctctctctctctctctctactgtacattctctctccttctgtccctctctctcttctctcttcttctctgtctctgtcactccttctctttctctctctctctctctccttctctgtctctccttctctgtgtgtgtctctctccttctctccctctctctctctccttctctctctctctctctctctctgtgtctttctcttgCTTTCTTCAGTCACAGCTCACCTCTGTCTACCTCCgttccaaatggccccctattccatATGGAGTGCACTACTtgagaccagagccctatggtccctggtcaacagtagtgcactaaacaGGGAATATTGTGCCATGTGTGACGCACACAGAGGCTTGACAGAGGTAACGCTAATGAATTATGTACTGGGTGGGGCTGGTCAGGTGTAACCTAACCTAGGGCTAACACATAGAGTTAGTTAGAGGGCACAAAGAGGCACATAGACATAGAGGGTTGGATAGATGTGCCTTCTGTCCAACTCTATGGGCTGTCATCCATTCAGGTGGAGAACAAAGTAGTGAAGAAGCGGATTCTGAACGACCCCGTGGCCTATCCGGAGAAGTTCAGTGAGAAAGCCAAGTCCATCTGCGAGGCGCTGCTGTGCAAGACGGTGGACCAGAGGCTGGGCTTCAAGAACGGGTCCTGCGACGAGCTCCGAGCGCACCCCTTCTTCAGCGAACTCAACTGGATGAAACTGAACGAAGGTGCGGCCTGCATCACTGGGGctacgtccaaaatggcaccctataatctgttagccctggtctaaagtagtgcactatatagggccttggtctaaagtagtgtactatatagggccctggtctaaagtagtgcactatatagggccttggtctaaagtagtgtactatatagggccctggtctaaagtagtgtactatatagggccctggtctaaagtagtgtactatatagggccttggtctaaagtagtgcactatataggaaatagagtgccatttggaataGAACCCGCTGCATCACCTTCTGCTCTTATGTGTCGTCATCATCACAGGCCGTTTTAGAAACGTGGAATCATCAAGGATGTGATAAACAAAAAGAGATGAGACAgtcaggaagaggagccaccagtacattacccaatatacacacattatccaatatacacacattacccaatatacacagagtacccaatatacacagagtacccaatatacacacattaaccAATATacacatgtaacggatgtgaaatggctagctagttagcgggtacgcgctactagcgtttcaatcagttacgtcacttgctctgagacctgaagtagggtttccccttgctctgcaagggccgcggcttttgtggagcgatgggtaacgacgcttcgtgggtgtcagttgttgatgtgtgcagagggtccctggttcgcgcccgtgtcggggcgaggggacggtttaaagttatactgttacacacacattaaccaatatacacacattaccctatatacacacattaaccaatatacacacattacccaatatacacacattaaccaatatacacacattacccaatatacacacattacccaatatacacacattacccaatatacacacattaaccaatatacacacattaacca
This window contains:
- the LOC120039482 gene encoding rhodopsin kinase GRK1-like, producing the protein MDMGSLTTVVANSAYISARGSFDGTANPSANRDKKYHARLKLPHITVCEGLRETLDLGFQTACVEQPIGKRLFQEFLEANNEYKGPCRLWKDVEEYNQAEDQDRIKKASKMLSRYMDPSAKHFCPFLPENDITKVKEKHAEAGDDLFIETLTSVLDFLKEVPYTFYLDSMHLKRFLQWKWLEMQPTGEDWFMDFRVLGKGGFGEVHATSMKATGKLYACKKLNKKRLKKRKGYEGAMVEKRILARVHSRFIVSLAYAFQTKTELCLVMTIMNGGDLRYHIYNVDENNPGFDEQRACFYTAQIIQGMEHLHQKRIIYRDLKPENVLLDNEGNVRISDLGLAVELEDNQTNIKGYAGTPGFMAPELLKGEEYDWSVDYFTLGVTLYEFIAAKGPFRTRGEKVENKVVKKRILNDPVAYPEKFSEKAKSICEALLCKTVDQRLGFKNGSCDELRAHPFFSELNWMKLNEGILVPPFVPDSKTVYAKDLDAVGAFSTVKGVTLDDPDKEFFDEFSSGNIPIPWQEEMIETGIYGELNLWGVGGALPNDLRRESILEQPPKSSTCCLS